The genome window ATCAACATGTTGGCGCCATTATCTTTTATATTGTCGACAATATGGAAGATAATGGCGTTCATCAAGATTATTTTGTTGCTTTTAAAGGAGAACCAGCATGAGCAACCAGGACAGCAAGAGCCGCAGCGGCCGTTTCGACCTTCCCGCCAATGAGCTCGTTGAAAACTTCAACGCCACGATTCCGTTCGAACAGCGCGTTTGCCCGTTCGACATTCAGGATTCGCAGGCGCATGCGACGATGCTTGCCCGTCAGGGCATCATCAGCCGGGAAGATGCCGAAGCCATCTGCGCCGGACTCGATAAGGTCGCCGAAGAAATCCGCGCCGGGAAATTCGTCTTCTCCGTCAAGGACGAGGACATCCATATGGCGATCGAAAAGCGCATGACCGAGATCGTCGGACCGGCGGGCGGGCGCCTCCATACCGGCAGAAGCCGCAACGACCAGACGACGACTTCTACGAAGATGTATCTGCGCCATGCGATTCGCGAGGTGCAGAAGGGAATCCGCGCGCTCCAGGCGGAATTCATCACGATTGCCCGGGCCAACATGTCGGTGATCATGCCGGGCTACACGCACATGCAGACCGGTCAGCCCATCCTCTTCTCGCACTGGATGATGGCCTTCTTCTGGATGATGGAGCGCGACTTCACGCGCTTCGGCGACCTCTACCGCCGCATGGGCCGCTGCCCCCTGGGCGCGGCAGCGCTCGCCGGCACGGACTTCCCGATCGATCGCGAATACACGGCTCAAAGGCTCGGGTTCGACGGCCCGACCGAGAATTCGATCGACAGCGTTTCCGACCGCGACCATATGGTCGAATTCAATGCGGCTGCCGCGATGTGCTACATGCATCTCTCGCGCCTTGCCGAAGAGCTCGTCACCTTCTCGACTCAGGAATTCAAGTTCGTTGAGCTCTCCGACGACTTCTGCACCGGCTCCTCGATCATGCCGCAGAAGAAGAACCCGGACATCGCCGAAAAGATCCGCGGCAAGACGGGCCGCATGTACGGCAACCTGATGGCGATGCTCACCATCATGAAGGGCATCCCGCTCGCCTACAACACGGACCTTTCGGAGGATAAGGAACAGGTCTTCGACTCCATAGACACGCTTCTCGACAGCCTCGCCATCATGACGCCGATGATCGCCAAGATGCGCGTCAACGCTCCGAAGATGCGCGCTTCGGCCGACCTCGGCTACGCCAACGCCACGGACCTTGCCGACTATCTCGCGAAGAAGGGCATCCCCTTCCGCGAAGCGCACCACATCGTGGGCGCCATGGTCAACTACGGCATCAAGCACGGCAAGCGCCTCGACGACTTCACTATGGAGGAGTACAGAAGCTTCTCCGACCGCATCGAAGAGGATATCCGTGAGGAAATCAATCTCGAAACGTGCGTGCGCGCACGCCGCTCCTTCGGCGGCACGGCGCCCGAGCGCGTCGCCGAGCAGCTCGGCCGCGCCGAAGCCGTTCTCGCCCGCGAGGACGAGGAACTGAAGCGCTGAATCCCGGCGGCTTCCCCTTTATCGACTTTTCTCTCCTGACCCATCCCGCAGACTTCTTCCGGAGTCTGCGGGAGAGGTCGATTCACCCTCGATTTCTCTCATTCCCAGAGGAGAATTCCCATGGAAATGGATCTCAATTTCTGGCTGCAGCTCCTTACCGTTGCCTTCTGCATCGGTCTCGGCGGCAGATACGGCGGCGTGGGCCTTGGTGCTGCGGGCGGTCTCGGCGTCTGCATTCTCGTTCTGCTTTTCGGTCTCAAGCCGAGTTCGCCCCCGGTGTCGACCATTCTCATTATCGTGGCCGTGATTGCCTGCACCTCGATTCTGCAGGGCGCGGGCGGTCTCGACTGGATGGTGAGAATTGCCGAAAGAATGCTGAGAAAGTGGCCTAAGGCGATTACGTTCGTGGCGCCTTTCGTCTGCTCGCTCTTCGTGATTTTTGTCGGCACGGCCTACGTTGCCTTTGCGGTCTATCCGGTCGTCGCAGAAGTCGCAACGCAGGCGCGCGTTCGTCCCGAACGCCCGATTGCCGCTTCCGTCATCTCGGCGGGCATTGCGGTTGTGGCTTCGCCCATGAGCGCGGCTACCGCCGCGCTCGTTGCAGCGCTTTCGCCCTACAACGTCTCGCTGATCGAGATTCTCATGATCACGGTCCCGGCCTTCCTGATCGCGACCTGCTGCACGTGCCTCGCGGTCTACTGGAAGGGCACGGAACTTGAAAACGACCCGGAATTCCGCCGCCGCGTTCAAAGCGGAGACTTCCAGGATCTCGTCATGACGGAAAAGAAGAATGAGAAGGAAGATCCGGCGAAGATGAAGAAGGTCCGCCTCTCGGTCGGCATCTTCGGCCTCGGCGTCGCCACTGTTCTTATTCTCGGCTTCTTCAAGGAACTCCTCCCCGTCTGGACGGTTGCCGGAAAGACGAGCACGCTGCCGATTCCTCAGCTCATTCAGATGGTGATGCTTGCCTGCGGCCTCTTCATCATCGTCGCCTGCCGTATTCCGTCGCACAAGTTTGCCGACGGCTCGGTCTTCCGCGCGGGCCTCATCGGCGTTGTCGGCGTCTTCGGCGTTTCCTGGCTTACGGGCACCTTCTTTGATGCCTATCACGACGGCTTTGTGGAACTTTTCAAGGTGATGGCCGAGTCGACTCCGCTTCTCTTCGGCGTCGTGCTCTTTCTCTTCTCCGCCGTCATCCTGAGTCCGTCCGCTACGGTCGTCGCCCTGATGCCTCTCGGCGCCGCCATCGGCATCCCGCCGCTCCTCCTCGTTGCCCTTTATCCGGCAAGCTGCGGCGACTTCCTGATCCCGGGGGGCGCGCAGATCGGCTGCTGCTCCTTTGACCGTACGGGCACCACGCATCTCGGCAGCTGGGTGCTAAACCACTCCTACCTGATACCGGGCTTTGTCCACATCATTTCGGGTGTTGCGGCCGGCTATGGAATCTACTGCCTTATCGGGTAATTCCCGCCATTTCAAAAAAGGCGGCGGCACCTCTAAAATCTGACCGTTTCCCGTGCGCTGTTCGAAATTTTCATTTCGGACAGCGCTTCTCTCATTCAGAAATTCCCTCTTACCACCATGGAAATGGATCTTTCTTTCTGGCTGCAGCTTGCGGTCGTGCTCGTCTGCGTCGCGATCGGCGGCAGACTGGGCGGCGTGGGCCTCGGCGCAGCGGGCGGTCTCGGCGTCTGCATTCTGGTTCTCGGCATGGGCATTCAGCCGGGCTCGCCCCCGGTCTCGGTCCTCCTCATCATCACGGCGGTGATTGCCTGCACGTCCGTGCTTCAGGGCTCGGGCGGCCTCGATCTTCTCGTGCGCTGGGCGGAGAAGCTTCTTCGCAAGTGGCCGCGTGCGATTACCTTCGTGGGCCCGCTGGTCTGCTCCTTCTTCGTGATGCTGGTCGGCACGGCCTATGTCGCCTTCGCCGTCTACCCGGTGGTGGCTGAAGTCGCTGCGTCGGCGAAGGTCCGTCCCGAGCGCGCGGTTTCCGCTTCCGTCATCTGCGCCGGCATCGGCGTGATGGCCTCTCCCATGTCGGCCGCCATGGCGGCGATGGTGGGCATTATGGCGATGCAGGGCATTGCCTTCTGGCAGATCCTTGCCTGCACGGTTCCGACCTTCATCCTCACCGTTCTCGTAACGGCGCTTTCCGTTTTCTGGCGCGGCTGCGAGCTTGAGGACGATCCTGAATTCAAGCGCCGCCTTGCAAACGGCGACTACCAGTGGCTCGCAGGCGTCAATGCCGAGCAGAAGTATGAAGAGAAGCCCTTTGCCCGTCGTGCAGTGGGGATCTTCCTCATCGGCATCCTCGTCTCGATCTGCATGGGCTCGATCCCGGGCCTTCGTCCGGCCTGGGAAGCCGCTGGAAAGGTTTCTCAGCTCCCGATCCCGTCGCTCATTCAGATGGTGATGCTCGCCACGGCCTTCTTCATCATTCTCCTCTGCCGCGTGCCGCCCGAAAAATTCGCGTCCGGGTCGGTCTTCCGTTCCGGCCTCATCGGCGTCGTCGGCGTTTTCGGCATTGCCTGGTGCACGGGTACATTCTTCGACCTTCACACGAAGCTTCTCGCCGACGTCTTCTCGAGCTTCGCGAAGGATGCGCCCTTCGTCTTCTGCCTCGCGGCCTTCTGCGCCTCGAGCGTCATCTTCTCGCCCACGGTCTCGACCACGATCATGATGCCGCTCGGCCTCAAGTTCGGGCTGCCGCCCGAATTCCTCATCGGCACCTGGGCCTGCTGCTTCGGCGACTTCATGATTCCGGGCGGCGCTCAGATCGGCTGCACGGCCTTCGACCGTACGGGGACGACCAAGCTCGGGAGCTTCGTTATCAACCATTCGTATCTGCGCCCGGGGCTCGTCTTCGTGGTGAGCGGCACGATCATCGGCTGGTGCATTTCGAAGATCGTTTTCTAAAACGAACGAGCTTTTCCGGAGAAGCGTCGCTTCCGACGCTTCCCCGTGGAAATGCAAAAAGGCCGGAGTTCCTCAGCGGGAAATCCGGCCTTTGAATTTTTGGTGCGGGATGAAGGCGGTTTTTTAAGCCTTCTGCGGCAGGAGCGCTTCGATCAACTCCGCCTCAAAGGCCAGCAGCAGGCTGTCCTCATGGAGCGCCGCCCCGTCGATGAGGAAGACGTCTTCGGCGCGTTCGCCCAGGGTCGCAATCTTCGCGGTCTGCAGATTGACGCTGTATTTGGCGAGAACCTGCGAGATTGCGTAGAGAAGCCCGATTCTGTCCGTACCGACGAGATTCAGAATGAAGGCTCGGTGCGATTCGTCCGGGTGGATGTTGACGCTCGGGCGCGTGGGGAAGTGTCTTGAGCGGCGCGAGAGCCGGGCCTTCGGCGCGGGGGGCAGGGGCTTTTCGGAAATCAGAGCATCTGCGAGGCTCTTTTCCATCTGTGCGAGCTTCTCGGGCGAATCAAACCGCCCGAAGGCATCAGCGACAAGAAACGTGTCGAGCGCCCAGCCGTGGCGCGTGGTGTGCACCCGGGCGTCCACGACGGAAAGCGAATTCTTCCCGAACCAGGCGACGGACCGGAGGAAGAGGTCCTTCCGGTCGCGAAGGTAAAGGAGAATCGTGAGGCTTTCCGTTGAGGCATTCCGCTTCACGCGGACGATGGGCGTTGAGTCCATCACGTGGAGCGCGAGCATCTCGGTGTGCCAGGCAATTTCTTCGCTCGTATGGCGCATGAAGTAGACGAGGTCGAGCTCCCGCCAGAGGCGGCTGCGGGCTTCGTCGGAGACGCGCCCGTGGAGAAGTTCAATCGCTTCCCTGCGCCGCCTTTCGGCAACGTCGGCGAGCGTGGCTTCGCCGCCCGAGCCGACAAGGCGTTCGAGCGCGGCATGGTAGAGGTTTTCAAGGAGCGCCGCCTTCCAGGGCGTCCATACCTTGGGCGAGGTCGCACGGATGTCGGCGACGGTGAGAAGGTAGAGCGCATCGAGCCGCTCCTTGGTTCCCACGAGGCGGATGAAGCGCTCAACCACTTCCGGGTCTGAAATGTCCTCCTTCTGCGCCACGCGGCTCATGACGAGGTGCTCGCGCACGAGGAAGGTGATGAACTCCGTGTCTTCATGGAAAAGTCCGAAGCGGCTGCAGAAGATCTCCGCCTTCTCGGCGCCGATCACCTCGTGGCCGCCCCCGAGGCCTTTGCCGATATCGTGAAAGAGCCCGGCAATGATGAGCCTCCACGAGTCGGGAAGCGCCGTCATGAGCTGCGTGCAGAGGGGATACTCGTGGGCGTGTTCGGAGCGGCGGAAGCGGCAGAGGTTCTTGACGACAAGGATCGTGTGCTGGTCGACCGTGAAGATGTGGTAGAGATCGTGCTGCATCTGCCCGACGACATGCCGGAAGGCCGGCAGCATGCGGGAAAGAATCCCCCAGGCATTCATCATGGCGAGCGCATCGTCGGCGCCTTTTTCAAGCTTGATGATGTCGAGGAAGGTTTTCTGGTTTTCCGGATCCTCGCGGTAGGCAACGCCGATTTTCGGCGTCGCGTGCCAGAGGGCGCGCAGGAGCCTCGTTGAAAAGCGGGTGAGCTCTGGGTGGAGCGCAAAGACGAGGAAGGTGCGCAGAATCGCCTTCGGGTTCTTTTCGTAGACGTCGTCCCCGGCAATATCCATTTCATCGCCGAGCGCGAGAAAGTCGGCGGAAAGACGCACGGGCGTGGCGAGCGCCGACCCGCCGACAAGGCGGTCCGAAATGGTCTGGAGCTGGATGATCGACATCTGGACGACCGACTTGGCATTCCAGTAGTAGCGCTTCATGAGGGCTTCAGAGGCCCGCATGAGCCCCGTCGCCTTGTAGCCGAGCCGGGCGGCGAGCGCTTCCTGAACGTCGAAGAGAAGCCGGTTTTCGTCGCGGTTCGTGAGAAGATGGAGCTCGATTCTGAGCTTCGCGAGAAAGCGGAAGCACTCCTCGATCGTATGCATCTCGCGCTCGGTGATGAGGTCCGCGTCCTTCATGCCCTGAAGGCTGTCTGCCAAGCCCGCCGCACGGGCGCACCAGAGAAAGACCTGAAGGTCTCTCAGGCCTCCGGGCGACTCCTTGAGGTTGGGTTCGAGCGCGTAGGGCGTGTCCTCGTACTTCTGGTGCCTGCGGCGGAGTTCGAGCATCTTGTCGCGAAAGAAGGCGCGTGCGTCGAGGCTCGCAAAGAAGTCGTCGCGGGATGCGTCGTAAAGCGTTCGTTCGCCCCAGAGAAAGCGGCTCTCAAGATAGGTGGTGGCGATCGAAACGTCTTCGGCCGCTTCCGCCGTGAATTCCTTTTCCGTTCTGACGGCTGCGCCCACGGTGAGGCCGAGCTCCCAGAGGGCGGCGAGGAAGGCCGAGATTTTTGTTTTCGTCTCCTCATCTTCTCCCCGGTCGTCTGAAAGAAGAACGAGGAGGTCGATGTCGGAGTGAGGAAAAAGCTCTCTGCGCCCGTACCCCCCGACGGCTGCGAGCGCGAGACCGTCGGAGGGAAGCTCCGCCAGACTTCCGAGCGCGAGAACGGCGCGGTCGAGCGCCCGGCTGTGCGCCGTGAGGCATGCCGTCGTGTCGTGCGATTCGTGCCAGGCGTCGGCAATGCGCGCGCGGTCTTCCTTAAAGCGCTCGACGACGGCGCTCAACTTTTCCGGACTGATTTCCATGGCGACCGGGACTCCGCAGAAAGAAAAAGCAGGAATAAGAAAAAGGCGATCCTCGCGAGCCGGCGATTGATGCCGGCGGACGGACCGCCTTTTCCGGAGACTAAGGGATGAAAAGAGAATTCTTAGAGATTCTCAGGGAGCTTCCATCCCTTCACGAAGGCGGGAGGCGCCTGAGTGCCCTTGCTCACCGTGAGAACGTCGTAGCCCGTTTCGGTGACGAGCACCATGTGCTCCCACTGCGCGGAAAGCGAATGGTCCTTCGTGACGACCGTCCACCCGTCGCCGAGCATGGTGACGCCGTAGCGCCCCGCATTCACCATGGGTTCGACCGTGAAGACCATGCCGGGCTCGAAGACGGGCGTCTGATGGTGGACCGGGAAGTGATTGACGTGGGGCTCTTCATGGAAGCCCTTGCCGATGCCGTGGCCGCCGTAGTCGCGCACGACGGAGATGCCGTTCTGATCCGCATAGCGCTGGCAGGCAATGCCGATGTCGTTGAAGCACCCGCCAGGGCGCACGGCGTCGATGCCCGCCCACATCGTATTGAAGGCAAGGTCGACCATGCGCTTGCCGGCGATGGTGGGCTTGCCGACGATGAACATTCTCGAGGTGTCGCCGTGGTAGCCGTTCTTGATGCTCGTCACATCGATGTTGACGATGTCGCCCTGCTTCAGGATTTTCTTGTCGCTCGGAATGCCGTGGCAGACGACGTGATTGATCGAAATGCAGGTCGTCGCCGGATAGGGCGTCATTCCCGGAGGCGTGTAGCCGAGGCAGGCTGGAATGCACTTCTGCACGTTCACCGTGTAGTCGTAAGCGAGGCGGTCAAGTTCGCCGGTGGAGACGCCGGGCTTCACGAAGGGCGTGAGATAGTCGAGGAGCTCGGCCGCAAGACGGCCGGCAATGCGGAGTCCCGCAATGTCCTCGGGCGTTTTGATGGAAATCGCCATGATGTCTCTGTGTAATGGAAAACTGGAAGAAGGAAATCAGGCTCCGGACGAAAGCGCCGGTGAGGGAGCGAGCAGAGGCGCGCCATCTCCCTGAGGCTTCTCCGGAGCGGATGCGCAAGGGAAA of Sutterella faecalis contains these proteins:
- the argH gene encoding argininosuccinate lyase; this encodes MSNQDSKSRSGRFDLPANELVENFNATIPFEQRVCPFDIQDSQAHATMLARQGIISREDAEAICAGLDKVAEEIRAGKFVFSVKDEDIHMAIEKRMTEIVGPAGGRLHTGRSRNDQTTTSTKMYLRHAIREVQKGIRALQAEFITIARANMSVIMPGYTHMQTGQPILFSHWMMAFFWMMERDFTRFGDLYRRMGRCPLGAAALAGTDFPIDREYTAQRLGFDGPTENSIDSVSDRDHMVEFNAAAAMCYMHLSRLAEELVTFSTQEFKFVELSDDFCTGSSIMPQKKNPDIAEKIRGKTGRMYGNLMAMLTIMKGIPLAYNTDLSEDKEQVFDSIDTLLDSLAIMTPMIAKMRVNAPKMRASADLGYANATDLADYLAKKGIPFREAHHIVGAMVNYGIKHGKRLDDFTMEEYRSFSDRIEEDIREEINLETCVRARRSFGGTAPERVAEQLGRAEAVLAREDEELKR
- a CDS encoding anaerobic C4-dicarboxylate transporter family protein; the protein is MEMDLNFWLQLLTVAFCIGLGGRYGGVGLGAAGGLGVCILVLLFGLKPSSPPVSTILIIVAVIACTSILQGAGGLDWMVRIAERMLRKWPKAITFVAPFVCSLFVIFVGTAYVAFAVYPVVAEVATQARVRPERPIAASVISAGIAVVASPMSAATAALVAALSPYNVSLIEILMITVPAFLIATCCTCLAVYWKGTELENDPEFRRRVQSGDFQDLVMTEKKNEKEDPAKMKKVRLSVGIFGLGVATVLILGFFKELLPVWTVAGKTSTLPIPQLIQMVMLACGLFIIVACRIPSHKFADGSVFRAGLIGVVGVFGVSWLTGTFFDAYHDGFVELFKVMAESTPLLFGVVLFLFSAVILSPSATVVALMPLGAAIGIPPLLLVALYPASCGDFLIPGGAQIGCCSFDRTGTTHLGSWVLNHSYLIPGFVHIISGVAAGYGIYCLIG
- a CDS encoding anaerobic C4-dicarboxylate transporter family protein: MDLSFWLQLAVVLVCVAIGGRLGGVGLGAAGGLGVCILVLGMGIQPGSPPVSVLLIITAVIACTSVLQGSGGLDLLVRWAEKLLRKWPRAITFVGPLVCSFFVMLVGTAYVAFAVYPVVAEVAASAKVRPERAVSASVICAGIGVMASPMSAAMAAMVGIMAMQGIAFWQILACTVPTFILTVLVTALSVFWRGCELEDDPEFKRRLANGDYQWLAGVNAEQKYEEKPFARRAVGIFLIGILVSICMGSIPGLRPAWEAAGKVSQLPIPSLIQMVMLATAFFIILLCRVPPEKFASGSVFRSGLIGVVGVFGIAWCTGTFFDLHTKLLADVFSSFAKDAPFVFCLAAFCASSVIFSPTVSTTIMMPLGLKFGLPPEFLIGTWACCFGDFMIPGGAQIGCTAFDRTGTTKLGSFVINHSYLRPGLVFVVSGTIIGWCISKIVF
- a CDS encoding [protein-PII] uridylyltransferase produces the protein MEISPEKLSAVVERFKEDRARIADAWHESHDTTACLTAHSRALDRAVLALGSLAELPSDGLALAAVGGYGRRELFPHSDIDLLVLLSDDRGEDEETKTKISAFLAALWELGLTVGAAVRTEKEFTAEAAEDVSIATTYLESRFLWGERTLYDASRDDFFASLDARAFFRDKMLELRRRHQKYEDTPYALEPNLKESPGGLRDLQVFLWCARAAGLADSLQGMKDADLITEREMHTIEECFRFLAKLRIELHLLTNRDENRLLFDVQEALAARLGYKATGLMRASEALMKRYYWNAKSVVQMSIIQLQTISDRLVGGSALATPVRLSADFLALGDEMDIAGDDVYEKNPKAILRTFLVFALHPELTRFSTRLLRALWHATPKIGVAYREDPENQKTFLDIIKLEKGADDALAMMNAWGILSRMLPAFRHVVGQMQHDLYHIFTVDQHTILVVKNLCRFRRSEHAHEYPLCTQLMTALPDSWRLIIAGLFHDIGKGLGGGHEVIGAEKAEIFCSRFGLFHEDTEFITFLVREHLVMSRVAQKEDISDPEVVERFIRLVGTKERLDALYLLTVADIRATSPKVWTPWKAALLENLYHAALERLVGSGGEATLADVAERRRREAIELLHGRVSDEARSRLWRELDLVYFMRHTSEEIAWHTEMLALHVMDSTPIVRVKRNASTESLTILLYLRDRKDLFLRSVAWFGKNSLSVVDARVHTTRHGWALDTFLVADAFGRFDSPEKLAQMEKSLADALISEKPLPPAPKARLSRRSRHFPTRPSVNIHPDESHRAFILNLVGTDRIGLLYAISQVLAKYSVNLQTAKIATLGERAEDVFLIDGAALHEDSLLLAFEAELIEALLPQKA
- the map gene encoding type I methionyl aminopeptidase codes for the protein MAISIKTPEDIAGLRIAGRLAAELLDYLTPFVKPGVSTGELDRLAYDYTVNVQKCIPACLGYTPPGMTPYPATTCISINHVVCHGIPSDKKILKQGDIVNIDVTSIKNGYHGDTSRMFIVGKPTIAGKRMVDLAFNTMWAGIDAVRPGGCFNDIGIACQRYADQNGISVVRDYGGHGIGKGFHEEPHVNHFPVHHQTPVFEPGMVFTVEPMVNAGRYGVTMLGDGWTVVTKDHSLSAQWEHMVLVTETGYDVLTVSKGTQAPPAFVKGWKLPENL